From a single Carassius carassius chromosome 8, fCarCar2.1, whole genome shotgun sequence genomic region:
- the LOC132145266 gene encoding KAT8 regulatory NSL complex subunit 1-like: MYYYSNRNKMSASTAGPGVESCAAGCPHSASRCCGGGGCGEPVSGDGSSAAAATATSAAPVRSSDRESSVAEAQAFREWDDATSGDADAAQKMNDGGVLTNGAADITREGDECADSGEYGGGRGRFCRQSNGAGEDNTINIDHKGAGLRHITSATTRRHERRASSRLPPVRTARVRRGHTAYAETEIMTAAARCGHGNPEPAVIKRRGCNFARASKKVCFSDAAGRVGSNGETHGKGSASTAETFRRTSLRRILSANTIGAHKINLAACPPDESAQLPTCRTAKGRVRLYRVRSFLSSSANHNNGVSRNGAPHNSLPPQPSFQAEPDLSDCVKKPLCALSITSCQSENGPPNGTEPEPRKCDGTGVGIDEQGTEGPSTEQIEAVRGEAKRRQAELEGRTDHLWRRLQAVQVKQVEKHVTQQLHGLYRSLGLSCTRRPSAVSRNSAELSRLACSCSEILRSAESTLDSDHTASSSGGDSDSEEDEGLERGGHRFRPLPIKSIVTGKEWQWAESRAWLGSRWVWLQTQVSELEYRIRALTELYTHLRQGKVRSTYSVPEMPLRASNPSPTSHNCKMSSGGDPKRKWQTEDTTTLHTVPCPPSSAARVRPLLRQRHHRLVHLEECTVLGSKAVSLQCWCEPPAVCVLCGGAPLRSPSEKEKGLWMRQTCLDMSVHPFLSMPSDSPLALHCWIRPLAGHHSHNSLQWTDMSSASSWPGRRGQGRVGRVRRRLVCPRPPNTLPPLFNTPGSSGCRSQRGVFIPSYLHPRAPDLPILPATPPTTDTPTQPLRRRRVESSFDIDNLVMPLGLAGLGARVQRLQYKEIITPSWRELDSLSGVSRNQEGAHALSFNYNNTQHQPNGEGLDIEEEEVEDLSDAVFLSRHAVCESRERSRWGSWARRHRRGRSSSSFHGDGKSSRGLEQTPGSPDSRQSHFAEGDSSPRSPFCTGAEDPFSQAEDEQQAVLPWERRSFPLQESELQWLQEEDEAEPDEDPCTSSGRSQSTDSGISVGSLELSPRTPQPPQQHSGTERATPHTLSCTPATPTTVSTAQDSPKLPLSLYSSSPLS, from the exons ATGTATTATTACAGCAATCGGAATAAAATGAGCGCTAGTACAGCCGGGCCTGGAGTGGAGAGTTGCGCGGCCGGGTGTCCGCATAGCGCCAGCCGCTGCTGCGGGGGAGGAGGCTGTGGTGAGCCCGTCAGCGGTGACGGAAGCTCGGCCGCTGCGGCTACAGCCACCAGCGCTGCCCCAGTGCGGAGCTCAGACAGGGAGAGCAGCGTAGCCGAGGCCCAGGCGTTCCGCGAATGGGACGATGCCACCTCCGGCGATGCGGATGCGGCCCAGAAAATGAACGACGGGGGGGTTTTAACAAACGGCGCTGCCGATATCACACGGGAGGGAGACGAATGCGCGGATTCGGGGGAATACGGCGGAGGACGCGGGCGTTTCTGTAGACAAAGCAATGGAGCAGGCGAGGATAACACCATTAATATTGATCACAAAGGAGCTGGTTTGCGGCATATCACGAGCGCTACGACAAGAAGGCACGAGCGCAGAGCGAGCTCGAGACTGCCGCCGGTGCGCACCGCGAGAGTCCGACGCGGACACACGGCGTACGCCGAGACCGAGATAATGACAGCCGCTGCAAGGTGTGGTCACGGGAATCCCGAGCCCGCGGTCATCAAGCGCCGGGGATGCAATTTCGCCCGAGCCTCCAAAAAGGTGTGTTTCTCTGACGCCGCGGGCCGCGTTGGTTCCAATGGTGAAACTCACGGGAAGGGCTCCGCGAGCACCGCCGAGACTTTCAGGCGCACCTCCTTACGGCGTATCCTCTCTGCAAACACGATCGGGGCCCACAAAATAAATTTAGCAGCGTGCCCGCCTGATGAAAGTGCCCAGCTGCCCACATGCAGGACAGCGAAGGGGCGTGTCAGACTTTACAGGGTGCGCTCCTTTCTTTCCAGCTCTGCCAACCATAACAACGGGGTCAGCAGAAACGGTGCCCCTCACAATAGCCTCCCACCGCAACCCTCCTTCCAAGCCGAGCCCGACCTTAGTGATTGCGTAAAAAAGCCCCTGTGCGCCCTCTCCATCACTTCTTGTCAGTCTGAGAATGGGCCTCCTAACGGGACAGAGCCAGAGCCACGGAAGTGTGACGGTACAGGTGTGGGCATTGATGAACAGGGTACTGAGGGCCCCAGCACAGAGCAAATAGAGGCGGTGAGGGGTGAAGCCAAACGCAGGCAGGCAGAGCTGGAGGGTCGGACTGACCACCTCTGGAGGCGCCTGCAGGCCGTACAAGTGAAGCAGGTGGAGAAGCATGTTACACAGCAGCTGCATGGCCTATACAGGAGCCTGGGGTTGAGCTGCACCAGAAGGCCCAGTGCTGTGTCCAGAAACTCGGCCGAGCTGAGCAGGCTGGCGTGCAGCTGCAGTGAGATCCTCCGGTCTGCAGAGAGCACCTTGGACTCGGACCACACGGCCAGCAGCTCCGGTGGTGACAGCGACAGTGAGGAAGATGAGGGATTGGAGAGAGGGGGTCATCGCTTTAGACCGCTGCCAATAAAATCAAT TGTCACCGGCAAAGAATGGCAGTGGGCGGAGAGCAGGGCGTGGCTTGGTAGCAGGTGGGTGTGGCTGCAGACTCAGGTATCAGAGCTTGAGTATCGGATCCGTGCACTGACCGAGCTATACACACATCTTCGACAGGGAAAG GTGCGGTCCACTTACTCTGTCCCTGAAATGCCCCTCAGAGCATCAAACCCCTCCCCGACGTCACACAACTGCAA GATGTCTTCTGGTGGTGATCCTAAAAGGAAGTGGCAGACAGAAGACACCACCACTCTGCACACAGTGCCCTGTCCACCTTCTTCTGCCGCACGGGTTCGACCGCTACTTCGGCAACGGCATCACAGACTCGTTCACCTGGAAGAATGCACAGTACTGGGGTCAAAG gCGGTTTCGTTACAGTGCTGGTGTGAGCcaccagctgtgtgtgtgttatgtggtGGTGCTCCTCTGCGTTCCCCCTCAGAGAAGGAGAAAGGACTGTGGATGCGTCAGACCTGCCTCGATATGTCCGTTCACCCTTTCCTCTCAATGCCATCAG ATTCACCCCTTGCACTGCATTGTTGGATACGCCCGCTGGCCGGGCACCATTCTCATAATTCACTACAGTGGACAGACATGTCATCGGCGTCCTCTTGGCCGGGAAGGCGGGGCCAGGGACGAGTTGGGAGAGTGAGGAGGAGACTAGTTTGTCCCCGTCCGCCCAATACACTGCCTcctttatttaacacacctg GTAGTTCTGGGTGCAGAAGCCAGAGGGGTGTGTTTATTCCCAGTTATCTTCATCCACGTGCTCCAGATTTGCCCATTTTGCCAGCAACACCCCCAACAACAGACACACCCACTCAG CCTTTGAGAAGGAGAAGAGTAGAAAGCTCATTTGACATCGACAACCTGGTGATGCCTTTGGGCCTGGCTGGACTAGGAGCACGAGTACAAAGACTACAATACAAGGAAATTATCACACCAAG TTGGAGGGAGCTGGACTCTCTCTCAGGGGTCTCTAGAAACCAGGAAGGGGCACATGCCCTGTCGTTCAATTACAATAACACACAGCACCAGCCCAATGGGGAAGGACTGGACATTGAGGAGGAAGAG GTGGAGGATCTCTCTGACGCTGTGTTTCTGAGCCGCCATGCAGTGTGTGAGAGCAGAGAGAGGAGTCGGTGGGGGAGCTGGGCTCGCAGACATCGCCGGGGCAG ATCTTCTTCCTCCTTCCATGGGGATGGGAAGAGCTCCAGGGGATTGGAGCAGACACCTGGGTCTCCAGATTCCAGGCAAAGTCATTTTGCAGAAGGAGACAGCTCGCCACGCAGCCCCTTCTGTACTGGAGCGGAGGATCCCTTTAGCCAGGCTGAGGATgaacagcag GCTGTGCTGCCATGGGAACGCCGGTCGTTCCCCTTGCAGGAGTCAGAACTTCAGTGGCTGCAGGAGGAGGATGAGGCGGAGCCCGACGAGGACCCGTGCACCTCCAGCGGCCGCAGCCAAAGCACAGACTCGGGCATCTCTGTGGGCAGCCTGGAGCTCTCCCCGAGGACCCCTCAACCCCCTCAGCAGCACTCAGGCACAGAGCGAGCCACCCCTCACACACTGTCCTGCACACCAGCCACCCCAACGACAGTCTCTACAGCTCAGGATTCTCCCAAACTTCCTCTTTCCTTATACTCGTCCTCTCCGTTATCATAG